One Mycolicibacter sp. MU0083 DNA window includes the following coding sequences:
- the aroA gene encoding 3-phosphoshikimate 1-carboxyvinyltransferase, producing MTTWPAPTPTTPVDATVTVPGSKSQTNRALVLAALAAARSGEVSTLSGALRSRDTDLMLDALRALGLRVEAVAHHVTVSGRIDPEPDIRLNCGLAGTVLRFVPPLAALGTSTVTFDGDEQARARPIAPLLDAMRSLGIPVDGASLPFGIHGRGTVAGGTVAIDASASSQFVSGLLLSAAAFDDGLTVTHTGTSLPSAPHIAMTVAMLRQAGIDVDDSTANRWRVEPGAVAARNWEIEPDLSNATPFLAAAVVTGGRVHISGWPDTSVQPSDDIVSVIAATGARVSHTDGQLQVQGPAGYGGFDVDLRAVGELTPTVAALAALAAPGSVSRLSGIAHLRGHETDRLAALTAEINRLGGNSVETPDGLVITASPLHGGTWQSYADHRMATAGAIIGLRVPGVEVQDIETTAKTLPAFPRMWAEMLSDAGPGA from the coding sequence GTGACGACTTGGCCGGCACCGACCCCCACCACACCCGTCGACGCGACCGTGACCGTACCCGGATCGAAGTCCCAGACCAACCGGGCGCTGGTGCTGGCCGCGCTGGCCGCGGCACGCAGCGGCGAAGTCTCCACCCTCTCCGGGGCGCTGCGCAGTCGCGACACCGATCTGATGCTCGACGCGCTACGTGCTCTTGGCCTGCGGGTCGAGGCGGTCGCACACCACGTGACCGTCAGCGGCCGAATCGATCCGGAACCCGATATCCGGCTGAACTGCGGCCTGGCCGGTACGGTGCTGCGCTTCGTGCCGCCGCTGGCCGCCCTGGGCACCTCGACGGTCACCTTCGACGGCGACGAGCAGGCCCGGGCCCGTCCGATCGCGCCACTGCTGGACGCCATGCGCAGCCTGGGCATCCCGGTCGACGGTGCATCGCTGCCGTTCGGGATCCACGGCCGCGGGACGGTGGCCGGTGGGACGGTCGCGATCGACGCCTCGGCGTCGTCGCAGTTCGTCTCCGGGCTGCTGCTGTCGGCGGCAGCCTTCGACGACGGACTGACCGTGACGCACACCGGAACGTCCCTGCCGTCCGCCCCGCACATCGCGATGACCGTCGCGATGCTGCGCCAAGCGGGTATCGACGTCGACGACAGCACAGCAAACCGCTGGCGGGTCGAACCGGGGGCGGTGGCGGCCCGGAACTGGGAGATCGAACCGGATCTGTCCAACGCCACCCCGTTCCTGGCGGCCGCGGTGGTCACCGGCGGCCGGGTGCACATCTCCGGCTGGCCCGACACCAGTGTGCAGCCCAGCGACGACATCGTCTCCGTCATCGCCGCCACCGGCGCCCGGGTCAGCCATACCGACGGGCAACTGCAGGTGCAGGGGCCCGCCGGCTACGGGGGTTTCGACGTCGACCTGCGCGCGGTCGGCGAGCTGACCCCGACGGTGGCGGCACTGGCGGCACTGGCGGCACCGGGTTCGGTGTCGCGGTTGAGCGGCATCGCGCATCTGCGCGGGCACGAAACCGACCGGCTGGCGGCGTTGACCGCCGAGATCAACCGGCTCGGCGGTAACAGCGTCGAAACTCCGGACGGCCTGGTGATCACCGCGTCCCCGCTGCACGGTGGAACCTGGCAGTCCTACGCCGATCACCGGATGGCCACCGCCGGCGCGATCATCGGGCTGCGCGTGCCCGGCGTCGAGGTGCAGGACATCGAGACCACCGCCAAGACCCTGCCGGCGTTCCCGCGGATGTGGGCCGAGATGCTCTCCGATGCGGGGCCGGGCGCTTGA
- the rsgA gene encoding ribosome small subunit-dependent GTPase A — MNTGDYDESDVKVRSGRGSRPRTKIRPGHADARSAMVVSVDRGRWGCVLDGEADLQVTAMRARELGRTPIVVGDRVDVVGDLSGRPDTLARIVRRSPRRTVLRRTADDTDPTERVVVANADQLLIVVALADPPPRTGLVERALIAAYAGGLAPILCLTKTDLADPRPFAEQFADLDLTVVTAGRDDPLDAVAPLLRSQVTVLLGHSGVGKSTLVNRLVPQADRAVGRVTDIGRGRHTSTQSVALRLTGSGWVIDTPGIRSFGLAHIAPDDVLLAFSDLAETITACPRGCGHLGPPADPECALDTLTGAALRRAGAARQLLTVLREARNP; from the coding sequence ATCAACACGGGCGACTACGACGAATCCGACGTCAAAGTCCGGTCCGGCCGTGGATCACGGCCGCGCACCAAGATTCGGCCCGGCCACGCCGATGCGCGGTCGGCCATGGTGGTCAGCGTCGACCGTGGCCGCTGGGGTTGCGTCCTGGACGGCGAGGCGGACCTGCAGGTCACCGCGATGCGTGCCCGCGAGTTGGGACGCACCCCGATAGTCGTCGGCGACCGTGTCGATGTCGTGGGCGACCTGTCCGGCCGACCCGACACCCTGGCCCGCATCGTGCGGCGCAGCCCGCGGCGCACGGTGCTGCGACGCACCGCCGACGACACCGATCCGACCGAGCGCGTGGTGGTCGCCAACGCCGATCAACTGCTGATCGTGGTGGCGCTGGCCGATCCCCCGCCGCGGACCGGATTGGTGGAGCGGGCGCTGATCGCCGCCTACGCGGGCGGGCTGGCGCCCATTCTGTGCCTGACCAAGACAGATCTGGCCGATCCGCGGCCGTTCGCAGAACAGTTCGCCGACCTGGATCTGACCGTGGTCACCGCCGGTCGGGACGATCCGCTCGACGCGGTCGCGCCGCTGCTGCGGTCGCAGGTGACGGTGCTGTTGGGGCATTCCGGGGTGGGCAAATCGACGTTGGTGAATCGCCTTGTCCCGCAGGCCGATCGAGCCGTCGGCAGAGTCACCGATATCGGCCGGGGTCGGCACACCTCGACCCAGTCGGTGGCACTGCGATTGACCGGATCCGGCTGGGTGATCGACACTCCGGGGATCCGCTCGTTCGGCCTGGCCCATATCGCGCCCGACGACGTCCTGCTGGCGTTCTCCGATCTTGCCGAGACCATCACCGCCTGCCCGCGCGGATGCGGCCACCTGGGCCCACCCGCCGATCCCGAATGTGCGCTGGACACCTTGACCGGTGCGGCCCTCCGTCGCGCCGGGGCGGCCCGGCAACTGCTCACGGTGTTGCGAGAGGCCCGAAACCCCTAG
- a CDS encoding fatty acid desaturase family protein — translation MAVTDVEVFAHLSDADVENLAAEFDAIRRDVEASRGERDARYIHRTIAAQRALEVTGRVLLAAGNRRWARWAGTATLGVAKIVENMEIGHNVMHGQWDWMNDPEIHSTGWEWDMAGFSKHWRFTHNFAHHKYTNILGMDDDVGYGLLRVTRDVPWRRFNLFNVFYNVMLAIGFEWGVALQHLEIGKIFKGRDDRRASLVRLREFAGKAGRQVFKDYVAFPALTALSPGATFATTVKANAIANVIRNVWSNAIIFCGHFPDGAEKFTKTDMVGESRGQWYLRQLLGSANIDAGQPMRFFSGSLSHQIEHHLFPDLPSNRYPEVAVRVREVCERYDLPYTSGPFLVQYAKTWRTIAKLSLPDRFLRDTADDAPETRSEKMFAEMAPEFFRVDPATGRRRGLKTAISAVRGLRRDKRTAVAA, via the coding sequence ATGGCGGTAACCGACGTCGAGGTGTTCGCGCACCTCAGTGACGCCGATGTGGAGAATCTCGCCGCCGAATTCGACGCCATCCGCCGCGACGTCGAGGCGAGTCGCGGCGAGCGCGACGCACGCTACATCCACCGCACCATCGCCGCTCAGCGCGCACTCGAGGTGACCGGCCGGGTGCTGCTCGCCGCGGGCAATCGGCGGTGGGCGCGCTGGGCCGGTACGGCGACCCTGGGCGTGGCCAAGATCGTGGAGAACATGGAGATCGGCCACAACGTCATGCACGGCCAGTGGGACTGGATGAACGACCCCGAGATCCACTCGACCGGCTGGGAGTGGGACATGGCCGGGTTCTCCAAGCACTGGCGGTTCACCCACAACTTCGCGCACCACAAGTACACCAACATCCTCGGGATGGACGACGACGTGGGCTACGGCCTGCTGCGGGTGACCCGGGACGTGCCCTGGCGGCGTTTCAACCTGTTCAACGTGTTCTACAACGTCATGCTGGCGATCGGCTTCGAGTGGGGAGTCGCGTTGCAGCACCTGGAGATCGGCAAGATCTTCAAGGGGCGCGACGACCGTCGGGCCTCCCTGGTGCGACTGCGGGAGTTCGCCGGCAAGGCCGGGCGGCAGGTCTTCAAGGATTACGTCGCATTTCCCGCCCTGACCGCACTATCGCCCGGGGCGACGTTCGCCACGACCGTGAAGGCCAACGCGATCGCCAACGTGATCCGCAACGTGTGGTCCAACGCGATCATCTTCTGCGGTCACTTCCCGGACGGCGCAGAGAAGTTCACCAAGACCGACATGGTCGGCGAGTCGCGGGGACAGTGGTACCTGCGGCAACTGCTGGGCAGCGCGAACATCGACGCCGGCCAGCCGATGCGGTTCTTCAGCGGCAGTCTGTCGCATCAGATCGAGCATCACCTGTTCCCCGATCTGCCGAGCAACCGCTACCCCGAGGTCGCGGTGCGGGTGCGTGAGGTGTGCGAGCGCTACGACCTGCCCTACACGTCGGGCCCGTTCCTGGTGCAGTACGCCAAGACCTGGCGCACCATCGCCAAACTGTCGCTGCCGGATCGATTCCTGCGCGACACCGCCGATGACGCCCCGGAGACCCGCAGCGAGAAGATGTTCGCCGAGATGGCACCGGAGTTCTTCCGCGTCGACCCGGCCACCGGTCGCCGGCGCGGGCTCAAGACCGCCATCTCGGCGGTGCGGGGTCTGCGTCGCGACAAGCGGACCGCCGTGGCCGCCTAG
- a CDS encoding ferredoxin reductase, with protein sequence MAKKHAAIVAHIGDTRRPTVVGADRNRAWNVLRRIATQITTPLLPDDYLQLANPLWSARELRGRVLEVRRETADSATLTIKPGWGFQFDYRAGQYIGIGLLVDGRWCWRSYSLTSPPVSADRTIAITVKAMPEGFLSSHLVDGVAPGTVVRLAAPRGDFVLPDPAPAAVLFLTAGSGITPVMAMLRTLARRGALADVVHLHSAPTSAETLFAEELAALASAHPGYRLQLRTTRDQGRLPLDGPDALDELVPDWRDRQTWACGPAAMLGDAERVWAAAGIADHLHIERFTVARAASADGGGTVTFAASGKSVTADAATTLLEAGEGAGVLMPFGCRMGICQSCVVTLTAGQARDLRTGADHEPGARIQTCVSTAAGDCELDV encoded by the coding sequence AACGTGTTGCGCCGCATCGCGACACAGATCACCACGCCGCTGCTGCCCGATGACTACCTGCAACTGGCCAACCCGCTGTGGTCGGCGCGCGAGCTGCGCGGCCGGGTATTGGAGGTGCGCCGCGAGACTGCGGACTCGGCGACGCTGACCATCAAACCGGGCTGGGGGTTCCAGTTCGACTACCGTGCCGGCCAGTACATCGGGATCGGTCTGCTGGTCGACGGGAGATGGTGCTGGCGGTCGTACTCGCTGACGTCGCCGCCGGTCAGCGCCGACCGCACCATCGCGATCACGGTGAAGGCGATGCCCGAAGGCTTCCTGTCCAGCCACCTGGTGGACGGTGTCGCGCCCGGAACCGTGGTCCGGCTGGCCGCCCCCCGGGGCGACTTCGTGTTGCCCGACCCCGCCCCGGCCGCGGTGTTGTTCCTGACGGCCGGGTCCGGGATCACGCCGGTGATGGCGATGCTTCGCACCCTGGCCCGCCGCGGCGCCCTCGCCGACGTCGTCCATCTGCATTCCGCGCCCACTTCCGCCGAGACGCTGTTCGCCGAGGAACTGGCCGCGCTGGCGAGTGCGCACCCGGGCTACCGGCTGCAACTGCGCACCACCCGCGACCAGGGCCGGTTGCCGCTCGACGGGCCCGACGCGCTCGACGAACTGGTGCCCGACTGGCGTGACCGGCAGACCTGGGCGTGTGGACCGGCGGCGATGCTGGGTGACGCCGAGCGGGTATGGGCGGCAGCGGGAATCGCCGATCACCTGCACATCGAGCGTTTCACCGTGGCGCGGGCGGCGTCGGCCGACGGCGGTGGCACGGTCACCTTCGCCGCGAGCGGTAAGAGCGTGACCGCGGATGCCGCGACGACCCTGCTGGAAGCGGGGGAGGGTGCCGGCGTGCTGATGCCGTTCGGCTGCCGGATGGGGATCTGTCAGTCCTGTGTGGTGACCTTGACCGCGGGTCAGGCGCGCGATCTGCGTACCGGCGCCGATCACGAGCCGGGCGCCCGGATTCAGACCTGCGTCAGCACCGCTGCCGGCGATTGCGAACTCGACGTCTGA